Proteins found in one Lycium ferocissimum isolate CSIRO_LF1 chromosome 6, AGI_CSIRO_Lferr_CH_V1, whole genome shotgun sequence genomic segment:
- the LOC132060699 gene encoding nuclear transcription factor Y subunit B-1-like: protein MTGKRTQNSPVGSPLSGNVSDNSSKELDRFLPIANVSRIMKRSLPANAKISKEAKETVQECVSEFISFITGEASDKCQREKRKTINGDDLLWAMTTLGFENYVGPLKGYLNKYRETEGEKNIMARNEESSHEPTSTNITTSYNNIGDHHHVTNFSLARPEFIQSFNSGNFSQSYGDNYGENLTSAANLHGVKW from the coding sequence atgACCGGAAAAAGAACCCAAAATAGCCCTGTGGGAAGCCCGTTATCAGGTAACGTGTCCGATAACTCCTCTAAAGAACTAGACAGGTTCCTCCCCATAGCTAATGTTAGTAGAATAATGAAAAGATCACTTCCAGCCAACGCGAAAATCTCCAAAGAAGCCAAAGAAACTGTCCAAGAATGTGTCTCTGAGTTCATCAGCTTCATCACGGGCGAAGCATCGGATAAATGCCAAAGAGAAAAGAGGAAGACCATCAATGGAGATGACCTTTTGTGGGCTATGACAACATTAGGGTTTGAGAATTATGTTGGACCCTTAAAGGGTTATCTCAATAAGTATAGAGAAActgaaggggaaaaaaatatcATGGCTAGAAATGAAGAATCTTCTCATGAACCAACTAGTACTAATATTACTACTAGTTATAATAATATTGGTGATCATCACCATGTTACAAATTTCTCACTAGCAAGGCCTGAATTTATTCAGAGCTTCAATAGTGGGAACTTTTCACAAAGTTATGGAGACAATTATGGTGAAAATTTGACATCTGCAGCTAATCTTCATGGGGTTAAATGGTAG